The following coding sequences lie in one Psychrobacter arenosus genomic window:
- a CDS encoding cytochrome c, translating to MKPTSAKLSLLPNMAIAPTPPLRKALQVLVSALLLGVASVPALAATPTIIEKAEPIPAVSPANSDLVNRGAYIARAADCMACHREDYAGGVGIETPMGKVYATNITPSVRYGIGNYTEQDLKNALKRGRAPDHQLYPAMPYPSYSGMTDGDIHALFAYLQTVPAVDEASPHKTELPFPFNIRTLMKFWNVINVPAWEARTDLDATQQRGEYLVNNLEHCATCHTPRDSTMGYNKSLYMAGAQLGNWHAPNITPDEASGIGSWSETDIATYLRTGHLENRAFAGGPMGEAVAHSTRYLTTEDLRAIASYLKVIPAVRTEDTLQPLNTAKLPQKANDEITFNLIDQMKHIEQAKLKAGAAAGGTVAATSEALYLAKCASCHGVDGYGQPEARYAPIVGISTLRRDQPNAVVNVIAHGIEGATNTSPQMPGFKDELSAEQIAGLANYVRVTFGGMSDSQVTAEQVDNIMTAPADVPFLIKNAGWLAWLGIIALVLLLGLLIWCLLRRMSDVR from the coding sequence ATGAAGCCGACTTCCGCAAAACTGTCCTTATTACCTAATATGGCTATAGCGCCCACTCCGCCTCTGCGTAAGGCTCTGCAGGTCCTGGTGTCCGCGCTGCTATTAGGCGTTGCCTCTGTACCGGCACTGGCTGCGACCCCTACCATTATTGAGAAGGCGGAACCTATTCCTGCGGTTAGCCCAGCCAATAGTGACTTGGTCAATCGTGGTGCTTATATCGCTCGTGCAGCAGACTGTATGGCCTGCCATAGGGAGGATTATGCGGGTGGGGTGGGTATTGAGACGCCTATGGGCAAGGTGTATGCGACCAATATCACTCCGTCTGTCCGTTATGGTATCGGCAACTATACCGAGCAAGACCTCAAAAATGCCTTAAAAAGAGGCCGCGCGCCCGATCATCAACTTTATCCGGCTATGCCATATCCTTCCTACAGCGGCATGACGGATGGGGATATTCACGCCTTATTTGCCTATCTACAAACCGTGCCTGCGGTGGATGAAGCTTCCCCTCATAAAACCGAGTTGCCCTTTCCTTTTAATATTCGTACGCTCATGAAATTCTGGAACGTGATCAACGTCCCTGCTTGGGAAGCACGCACGGACTTGGATGCAACTCAGCAGCGCGGCGAATATCTGGTTAATAATCTTGAGCACTGCGCTACTTGCCATACCCCGCGCGATAGCACTATGGGCTATAACAAAAGCTTGTATATGGCAGGGGCACAGTTGGGCAATTGGCATGCGCCTAATATCACCCCTGATGAGGCGAGTGGTATAGGGTCATGGAGTGAGACGGATATCGCCACCTATCTGCGTACCGGTCACTTAGAGAATCGTGCCTTTGCGGGCGGTCCTATGGGGGAGGCGGTGGCTCATAGTACCCGCTATCTCACAACGGAAGACTTAAGGGCGATTGCCTCCTATTTGAAAGTCATTCCCGCTGTGCGAACAGAAGACACGCTACAGCCGCTCAATACTGCCAAGCTTCCACAAAAAGCGAATGATGAGATTACCTTTAACCTTATCGATCAGATGAAACATATCGAGCAAGCCAAGCTCAAAGCGGGAGCGGCTGCGGGTGGCACAGTCGCCGCTACTTCCGAGGCGTTATATTTGGCTAAATGTGCCAGCTGTCATGGCGTCGATGGTTATGGACAGCCCGAAGCCCGTTATGCGCCTATCGTCGGCATAAGCACGCTACGCCGCGACCAACCTAACGCCGTGGTGAACGTCATCGCCCATGGGATCGAAGGGGCTACCAATACCAGTCCGCAAATGCCAGGTTTTAAAGACGAGCTCAGCGCTGAGCAGATTGCAGGCCTCGCTAATTATGTGCGCGTCACTTTTGGCGGTATGAGCGACAGCCAGGTCACAGCAGAGCAAGTCGATAATATTATGACGGCCCCTGCGGATGTGCCTTTCCTGATTAAAAATGCCGGCTGGTTAGCATGGTTGGGCATTATAGCTTTGGTACTGCTGCTAGGATTGTTGATTTGGTGCTTGTTGCGCCGGATGAGTGACGTGAGATAA